The following coding sequences lie in one Synechococcus sp. CC9902 genomic window:
- a CDS encoding carbohydrate ABC transporter permease — MRRLLPRAVQLMLLILLALLVLTPLLWLVSTSLKGPAEDIFVSPPALLPAEPSLDAYVRLFQDNPLTTYLINSAVVSALAVVANLLFCSLAAYPLARLRFAGRGLVLALVVATILIPFQVVMIPLYLLMVQLGLRNTLLALVIPQAATAFGLYLLRQSFLGVPKELEEAARIDGCSRLGEWWNVMIPAARADLITLAMFVFIGTWSDFLWPLVILDDPNLYTLPLGLQQLSSSFSLDWRIVAAGSVVSILPVMALFLLLQRFILPNASGDAVKG, encoded by the coding sequence ATGCGCCGTCTGCTCCCCAGGGCTGTGCAGTTGATGCTGCTCATCCTTTTGGCTTTGTTGGTGCTGACCCCCCTGCTTTGGTTGGTCAGCACCTCGTTGAAAGGCCCCGCTGAAGACATCTTTGTGAGTCCGCCGGCGCTCTTGCCAGCGGAACCGAGCTTGGATGCCTACGTGCGGCTGTTTCAAGACAACCCGCTCACGACCTATTTGATTAACAGCGCAGTGGTGAGTGCCCTGGCGGTGGTCGCCAATTTGCTCTTCTGTTCGTTGGCGGCCTACCCCTTGGCGAGGCTGCGGTTTGCTGGTCGGGGCTTGGTGCTGGCCCTCGTAGTGGCCACCATTTTGATCCCGTTTCAGGTGGTGATGATTCCGCTGTACCTCTTGATGGTTCAGCTGGGGTTACGCAACACGTTGTTGGCGTTGGTGATCCCTCAGGCCGCTACTGCCTTCGGCCTATACCTTTTGCGACAAAGCTTCCTCGGCGTTCCAAAGGAGTTGGAGGAGGCAGCACGGATTGATGGCTGTTCGCGGCTTGGCGAATGGTGGAACGTGATGATTCCAGCGGCACGGGCTGATCTGATCACCCTGGCAATGTTTGTATTCATCGGCACTTGGAGTGATTTTCTCTGGCCGTTGGTGATTTTGGACGATCCCAATCTCTACACCTTGCCGCTCGGATTACAACAATTGTCGAGCAGTTTTTCGCTTGATTGGCGGATTGTGGCGGCGGGATCTGTGGTGTCGATTCTTCCTGTGATGGCGTTGTTTCTTCTGCTTCAGCGCTTCATTCTTCCCAATGCCAGCGGTGATGCCGTGAAGGGTTGA
- a CDS encoding MTH1187 family thiamine-binding protein, with the protein MWVSVDLCVVPIGVGVSLSPYVATCEKVIRATGLTHQLGPNGTAIEGPWDAVMECVRACHDALHAMGAPRIYTTLKLNTRIDREQSFLDKVASVEQQLQG; encoded by the coding sequence ATGTGGGTCAGTGTTGACCTGTGTGTGGTGCCGATTGGGGTGGGGGTGAGCTTGTCTCCCTACGTTGCTACCTGTGAAAAAGTGATTCGCGCGACCGGTCTCACCCATCAGCTGGGCCCCAATGGCACGGCGATTGAAGGCCCTTGGGATGCGGTGATGGAATGTGTTCGTGCCTGCCACGACGCCCTGCACGCCATGGGTGCCCCGAGGATCTACACCACCTTGAAGTTGAACACCCGGATCGACCGTGAGCAGTCGTTTCTCGACAAAGTGGCATCCGTTGAGCAACAACTTCAGGGTTGA
- a CDS encoding Nif11-like leader peptide family natural product precursor produces MALADLDRFLLMRETDLALHERLARPMDLEGFLALAADYGFNLDESDVFAAQQREAQAKTAHALQQRQAQESRPLRAFIHG; encoded by the coding sequence ATGGCCCTCGCCGATCTCGACCGTTTTCTGCTGATGCGAGAGACCGACTTGGCCCTGCATGAGCGCTTGGCCCGCCCCATGGATCTTGAGGGTTTTCTGGCCTTGGCTGCCGACTACGGATTCAACCTGGATGAGTCGGATGTGTTCGCCGCTCAGCAGCGCGAAGCCCAGGCTAAAACGGCCCATGCCCTGCAACAGCGGCAGGCTCAAGAGTCACGGCCGCTTCGTGCGTTCATTCATGGATAA
- a CDS encoding 2-isopropylmalate synthase, with protein MAKDPGRVLIFDTTLRDGEQSPGASLNLEEKLAIAQQLARLGVDVIEAGFPFASAGDFAAVQRIAQQVGGDNGPIICGLARASKADIKACADAVAPAPRGRIHTFIATSDIHLEHKLRKSRKDVLAIVPEMVSYARSLIEDVEFSCEDAGRSDPEFLYEVIEAAIAAGATTINIPDTVGYTTPSEFGGLIAGINQHVPNIDEAVISVHGHNDLGLAVANFLEAVKNGARQLECTINGIGERAGNASLEELVMAMHVRRRYFNPFLGRKEDSPTPLTAVRTEELTKTSRLVSNLTGMVVQPNKAIVGANAFAHESGIHQDGVLKNRLTYEIIDARTVGLSDNRISLGKLSGRSAVRARLEELGYNLTREDLDEAFARFKDLADRKREITDRDLEAIVSEQVQQPEARFQLKFVQVSCGSTSRPTATVALMDEEGGERTVSAVGTGPVDAVCRALNCLADVPNDLIEFSVKSVTEGIDAIGEVTIRLRRDGSLYSGHAADTDVVVAAAMAFVNALNRLVAGQERQSLHPQKDPVVLDARPTL; from the coding sequence ATGGCCAAAGACCCAGGTCGCGTCCTGATTTTTGACACCACCCTTCGGGACGGTGAACAGTCCCCAGGCGCCAGTCTCAATCTTGAGGAGAAGCTGGCGATCGCGCAGCAGTTGGCTCGCCTGGGCGTCGATGTGATCGAGGCCGGTTTCCCGTTTGCGAGTGCCGGCGACTTCGCGGCTGTCCAGCGGATTGCCCAGCAGGTTGGTGGTGACAACGGTCCGATCATTTGTGGATTGGCCCGTGCCTCGAAGGCCGATATCAAGGCCTGTGCCGATGCTGTGGCACCAGCACCCCGCGGCAGGATCCATACCTTTATTGCCACCAGCGACATTCATCTCGAGCACAAATTGCGCAAGAGCCGCAAGGACGTGCTCGCAATCGTGCCCGAGATGGTGAGCTATGCCCGCTCCCTGATCGAAGACGTTGAATTCTCCTGTGAAGACGCCGGGCGGAGTGATCCCGAGTTTCTTTACGAGGTGATCGAAGCGGCCATTGCCGCCGGTGCCACCACCATCAATATTCCCGACACCGTCGGTTACACCACACCATCGGAGTTCGGTGGCCTGATTGCCGGGATTAACCAGCACGTTCCCAACATTGATGAGGCTGTGATTTCAGTCCATGGTCACAACGATCTCGGACTGGCCGTCGCCAACTTCCTCGAGGCCGTTAAAAACGGCGCTCGACAGTTGGAATGCACCATCAACGGCATCGGAGAACGGGCCGGGAATGCGTCCTTAGAAGAGTTGGTAATGGCGATGCATGTGCGCCGCCGCTACTTCAATCCCTTCCTGGGGCGTAAGGAAGACAGCCCCACGCCGCTGACGGCTGTGCGCACCGAGGAGCTCACCAAAACCTCGCGCTTGGTGTCGAATCTCACCGGCATGGTGGTGCAGCCCAATAAAGCGATTGTTGGGGCCAATGCTTTTGCCCATGAGTCGGGCATTCATCAGGACGGTGTTTTAAAAAATCGGCTCACCTACGAGATCATCGACGCGCGCACCGTTGGTCTGAGCGATAACCGCATCTCCTTGGGCAAACTCAGCGGCCGCAGTGCCGTGCGGGCTCGCTTGGAAGAGCTGGGTTACAACCTCACCCGAGAGGATCTTGATGAGGCATTTGCTCGTTTCAAAGACCTCGCAGACCGCAAGCGCGAGATCACCGACCGCGATCTTGAAGCGATCGTGAGTGAGCAGGTGCAACAACCGGAAGCTCGTTTTCAACTCAAGTTTGTTCAGGTGAGTTGTGGCAGTACCTCGCGCCCCACTGCGACGGTCGCCTTGATGGATGAGGAGGGTGGCGAACGCACCGTGTCAGCGGTGGGTACCGGTCCGGTGGATGCGGTGTGCCGAGCCCTTAATTGCCTCGCTGATGTGCCCAACGATTTGATCGAGTTTTCCGTGAAGTCGGTTACTGAAGGGATTGATGCGATTGGAGAGGTCACCATTCGCCTGCGACGTGATGGATCGTTGTATTCCGGCCATGCCGCCGACACCGATGTCGTGGTAGCGGCGGCGATGGCCTTTGTGAACGCCCTCAATCGGTTGGTTGCAGGCCAGGAACGTCAGTCGTTGCACCCGCAAAAGGATCCAGTCGTGCTGGACGCCAGGCCGACTCTCTGA
- a CDS encoding RluA family pseudouridine synthase, whose protein sequence is MTVQGVRILHQDRWLLAVDKPSGLLSQPGLGPEQADSLISRVQAHDEGPDWRLVHRLDRDTSGVLLLAAGLEALRRTSALFSSRSVNKLYLAHVCGVMAGRGSINNRLARLQRQPPRYGSHPEGREACTLWRVRSSAAGVTQLWLRPITGRSHQLRSHLAEIAHPILGDPIYGDQSVDRLRLQRLHLHAIALSFSHPFTGQRLRLVSADPWLQR, encoded by the coding sequence TTGACGGTCCAGGGAGTACGAATTCTGCATCAGGATCGTTGGCTCCTGGCGGTCGACAAGCCTTCTGGGCTGTTGTCGCAGCCGGGCTTGGGGCCGGAGCAGGCCGATTCCTTGATCTCCAGAGTGCAGGCTCACGACGAGGGGCCTGATTGGCGCCTAGTGCATCGCTTGGATCGAGATACGTCCGGGGTGCTGTTGTTGGCGGCTGGGTTGGAGGCCCTTCGACGCACCAGTGCTTTGTTTTCAAGCCGATCCGTCAACAAGCTTTATTTGGCCCATGTTTGCGGCGTTATGGCTGGCCGTGGATCCATCAACAACCGTTTGGCACGGCTCCAGCGCCAGCCGCCCCGCTATGGCTCCCATCCAGAGGGACGTGAGGCGTGCACTCTCTGGCGTGTGCGCAGCAGCGCCGCTGGGGTCACCCAGCTTTGGTTACGGCCCATCACCGGCCGCTCCCATCAATTAAGAAGCCATCTGGCGGAGATCGCTCACCCGATCCTTGGCGATCCGATTTATGGCGATCAATCCGTTGACCGACTTCGACTGCAGCGCCTTCATTTGCATGCCATCGCGTTGAGTTTCAGCCATCCGTTTACAGGGCAGCGGTTGCGCTTGGTGTCCGCCGACCCTTGGCTGCAGCGTTAG